A single region of the Polymorphum gilvum SL003B-26A1 genome encodes:
- the urtC gene encoding urea ABC transporter permease subunit UrtC, translating to MTSFLFRALDRRAGLFLAVLLAITIAVPALNLLVPPSSPFHVPTYAVTLMGKYLTYALLALSVDLVWGYCGILSLGHGAFFALGGYAMGMYLMRQIGSRGVYGDPLLPDFMVFLNWKELPWYWHGFDMFWFAALMVLVVPGVLAFVFGWFAFRSRVTGVYLSIITQALTYALLLAFFRNDMGFGGNNGLTDFKDILGFSIQADTTRAGLFAASGIALMLCFLVCRAVTRSKLGKVLVAVRDAESRARFLGYRVEHYKLFVWTLSAMMAGLAGALYVPQVGIINPGEFAPANSIEAVIWVAVGGRGTLVGPVIGAVAVNFGKTWFTAALPDVWLFALGGLFVVVTLFLPRGIVGTLGQGWSALRQRRASAAAEAGADEPPSLPPNSPAATAAPKPAGPTPVKVPAGAEPQPAE from the coding sequence ATGACCTCATTCCTGTTCCGTGCCCTGGACAGGCGGGCGGGCCTGTTCCTCGCCGTCCTGCTGGCGATCACGATCGCCGTGCCGGCGCTCAACCTGCTGGTGCCGCCGTCGAGCCCGTTCCACGTGCCGACCTATGCGGTCACGCTGATGGGCAAGTACCTGACCTATGCGCTGCTGGCGCTGTCGGTCGACCTGGTCTGGGGCTACTGCGGCATCCTCTCGCTCGGCCACGGCGCCTTCTTCGCGCTCGGCGGCTACGCCATGGGCATGTACCTGATGCGCCAGATCGGCAGCCGCGGGGTGTACGGCGATCCGCTCCTGCCCGACTTCATGGTGTTCCTGAACTGGAAGGAACTGCCCTGGTACTGGCACGGCTTCGACATGTTCTGGTTCGCCGCGCTCATGGTGCTGGTCGTGCCGGGTGTGCTCGCCTTCGTGTTTGGCTGGTTCGCGTTCCGATCCCGCGTCACCGGCGTCTATCTGTCGATCATCACCCAGGCGCTGACCTACGCCCTGCTGCTCGCCTTCTTCCGCAACGACATGGGCTTCGGCGGCAACAACGGCCTGACCGACTTCAAGGACATCCTCGGCTTCAGCATCCAGGCCGACACGACCCGCGCCGGCCTGTTTGCCGCCTCCGGCATCGCGCTGATGCTCTGCTTCCTGGTCTGCAGGGCGGTGACGCGTTCCAAGCTTGGCAAGGTGCTGGTCGCGGTGCGCGACGCGGAAAGCCGCGCCCGCTTCCTCGGCTACCGGGTCGAACACTACAAGCTGTTCGTGTGGACCCTGTCGGCGATGATGGCCGGCCTTGCCGGCGCGCTCTACGTGCCGCAGGTCGGCATCATCAACCCGGGCGAATTCGCCCCGGCCAATTCCATCGAGGCCGTCATCTGGGTCGCCGTCGGCGGGCGCGGCACGCTGGTCGGGCCGGTGATCGGCGCCGTGGCGGTCAATTTCGGCAAGACCTGGTTCACCGCCGCGCTGCCGGACGTCTGGCTGTTCGCGCTCGGTGGGCTGTTCGTGGTGGTCACGCTGTTCCTGCCCAGAGGCATCGTCGGCACGCTCGGCCAGGGCTGGAGCGCGCTGCGCCAGCGCAGGGCCTCGGCCGCTGCGGAA